From the genome of Notolabrus celidotus isolate fNotCel1 chromosome 5, fNotCel1.pri, whole genome shotgun sequence, one region includes:
- the LOC117812675 gene encoding olfactory receptor 1-like, protein MGPEEKLNTTFVRPARFYLRGFTNIPHVKYYYVFLCFVYILTVLGNGFLMLVIYLVEALHTPKYMIVFNLALVDLCGSTALIPKLLDSFLFNRRYIVYEACLSYMFFVLFFGGLQSWTLVTMAFDRLIAICFPLRYHSIVTNQVIGVMLMFSWVVITGALTCLVKLIDRLSFCGSLVVKSFFCDHTLVHGLACNDNSLNFLISYTGFFAFICIPPLLIVLTYVCISVALTRIASGEERLKAFKTCSYHLILVTIFFLPVLCNTIVSVASFIHPNARIINASLTLTIPALLNPIVYALKTEEVLNSTKKIFKRKKINKATKK, encoded by the coding sequence ATGGGTCCAGAAGAGAAACTTAACACCACGTTTGTTCGCCCTGCAAGGTTCTATCTCCGTGGGTTTACCAACATCCCTCATGTGAAGTATTactatgtgttcctgtgttttgtCTACATCCTGACTGTTCTGGGGAATGGCTTCCTCATGTTAGTTATTTACCTGGTGGAGGCCCTGCATACTCCCAAATACATGATTGTGTTTAACCTGGCGTTGGTAGATTTGTGTGGCAGCACGGCTCTCATACCAAAACTCTTAGACTCCTTTTTGTTTAACAGGAGGTACATCGTCTATGAGGCTTGTTTGAGTTAcatgttctttgttttattttttggaggCTTGCAGTCATGGACGCTTGTCACAATGGCATTTGACAGATTAATAGCGATTTGCTTCCCTCTAAGGTACCATAGTATTGTTACTAATCAAGTTATtggtgtgatgctgatgttttcatgGGTTGTTATTACAGGTGCATTGACATGCCTTGTAAAGCTCATTGATCGTCTGTCATTCTGTGGATCTTTGGTGGTGAAGAGCTTTTTCTGTGATCACACCCTTGTTCATGGCCTGGCTTGCAATGACAATTCTTTAAATTTCCTAATATCATATACTGGTTTCTTTGCATTTATCTGTATACCTCCTCTATTAATTGTACTGACATATGTTTGTATTTCAGTTGCACTAACACGGATTGCATCAGGAGAGGAGCGACTTAAAGCGTTCAAAACTTGTTCATATCATCTGATTCTTGTGActattttctttttgccagTTCTTTGCAATACCATAGTCTCAGTGGCCTCTTTTATTCATCCTAATGCCAGGATCATTAATGCTTCTCTGACACTCACCATACCAGCATTGCTTAACCCCATTGTGTACGCTTTAAAGACAGAGGAAGTTCTTAACTCTACCAAGAAGATTTtcaaaagaaagaagataaataaagctaccaaaaaataa
- the LOC117813069 gene encoding olfactory receptor 1-like, whose amino-acid sequence MGPEEKLNTTFVRPARFYLSGFTNIPHVKYYYVFLCFVYILTVLGNGFLMLVIYLVEALHTPKYMIVFNLALADLCSSTALIPKLLDSFLFNRRYIVYEACLSYMFFVILFAGLQSWTLVTMAFDRLIAICFPLRYHSIVTNQVIGVMLMFSWVVITGALTCVVKLIDRLSFCGSLVVKSFFCDHPLVYRLACNDNSMNNIAAFICFLALAFIPLILIALTYVCISVALKRIASGEERLRAFKTCSYHLILVAIFFSPVLCNNIISLSSYIHPNVRIINTSLTLKIPALLNPIVYALKTEEVLNSTKKLFKRKKINKATKK is encoded by the coding sequence ATGGGTCCAGAAGAGAAACTTAACACCACGTTTGTTCGCCCTGCAAGGTTCTATCTCAGTGGGTTTACCAACATCCCTCATGTGAAGTATTactatgtgttcctgtgttttgtCTACATCCTGACTGTTCTGGGGAATGGCTTCCTCATGTTAGTTATTTACCTGGTGGAGGCCCTGCATACTCCCAAATACATGATTGTGTTTAACCTGGCGTTGGCAGATTTGTGCAGCAGCACGGCTCTCATACCAAAACTCTTAGACTCCTTTTTGTTTAACAGGAGGTACATCGTCTATGAGGCTTGTTTGAGTTACATGTTCTTTGTTATATTGTTTGCAGGCTTGCAGTCATGGACGCTTGTCACAATGGCATTTGACAGATTAATAGCGATTTGCTTCCCTCTAAGGTACCATAGTATTGTTACTAATCAAGTTATtggtgtgatgctgatgttttcatgGGTTGTTATTACAGGTGCATTGACATGCGTTGTAAAGCTCATTGATCGTCTGTCATTCTGTGGATCTTTGGTGGTGAAGAGCTTTTTCTGTGATCATCCCCTTGTTTATCGCCTGGCTTGCAATGACAATTCTATGAATAACATAGCAGCATTTATTTGTTTCCTTGCACTCGCCTTTATACCTCTTATATTGATAGCTCTGACATATGTTTGTATTTCAGTAGCACTGAAAAGGATTGCATCAGGAGAGGAGCGACTTAGAGCTTTCAAAACTTGTTCATATCATCTGATTCTTGTGGCTATTTTCTTTTCGCCAGTTCTTTGCAATAACATAATCTCATTGTCTTCTTATATTCATCCTAATGTCAGGATTATTAACACCTCTCTGACACTCAAAATACCAGCACTGCTTAACCCCATTGTGTACGCTTTAAAGACAGAGGAAGTTCTTAACTCTACCAAGAAGCTTTtcaaaagaaagaagataaataaagctaccaaaaaataa
- the LOC117813044 gene encoding olfactory receptor 1-like: MGPEEKLNTTFVRPARFYLSGFTNIPHVKYYYVFLCFVYVLTVLGNGFLMLVIYLVEALHTPKYMIVFNLALVDLCGSTALIPKLLDSFLFNRRYIVYEACLSYMFFVILFGGLQSWTLVTMAFDRLIAICFPLRYHSIVTNQVIGVMLMFSWVVITGLLTCVVKLIDRLSFCGSLVVTSFYCDHPLVYRLACNDNSMNILMSYTGFLAFICIPPILIALTYVCISVALKRIASGEERLKAFKTCSYHLILVAIFFLPVLCNNIISLSSSIHPNARIINTSLTLTIPALLNPIVYALKTEEVLNSTKKIFKRKKINKATKK; encoded by the coding sequence ATGGGTCCAGAAGAGAAACTTAACACCACGTTTGTTCGCCCTGCAAGGTTCTATCTCAGTGGGTTTACCAACATCCCTCATGTGAAGTATTactatgtgttcctgtgttttgtCTACGTCCTGACTGTTCTGGGGAATGGCTTCCTCATGTTAGTTATTTACCTGGTGGAGGCCCTGCATACTCCCAAATACATGATTGTGTTTAACCTGGCGTTGGTAGATTTGTGTGGCAGCACGGCTCTCATACCAAAACTCTTAGACTCCTTTTTGTTTAACAGGAGGTACATCGTCTATGAGGCTTGTTTGAGTTACATGTTCTTTGTTATATTGTTTGGAGGCTTGCAGTCATGGACGCTTGTCACAATGGCATTTGACAGATTAATAGCGATTTGCTTCCCTCTAAGGTACCATAGTATTGTTACTAATCAAGTTATtggtgtgatgctgatgttttcatgGGTTGTTATTACAGGTTTATTGACATGCGTTGTAAAGCTCATTGATCGTCTGTCATTCTGTGGATCTTTGGTGGTGACAAGCTTTTACTGTGATCATCCCCTTGTTTATCGCCTGGCTTGCAATGACAATTCTATGAATATCCTAATGTCATATACTGGTTTCCTTGCATTCATCTGTATACCTCCTATTTTGATAGCTCTTACATATGTTTGTATTTCAGTAGCACTGAAAAGGATTGCATCAGGAGAGGAGCGACTTAAAGCTTTCAAAACTTGTTCATATCATCTGATTCTTGTGGctattttctttttgccagTTCTTTGCAATAACATAATCTCATTGTCTTCTTCTATTCATCCTAATGCCAGGATTATTAACACCTCTCTGACACTCACGATACCAGCACTGCTTAACCCCATTGTGTACGCTTTAAAGACAGAGGAAGTTCTTAACTCTACCAAGAAGATTTtcaaaagaaagaagataaataaagctaccaaaaaataa
- the LOC117812926 gene encoding olfactory receptor 1-like, giving the protein MGPEEKLNATFVRPARFYLSGFTNIPHVKYYYVLLCFVYILTVLGNGFLMLVIYLVEALHTPKYLIVFNLALVDLCGSTALIPKLLDSFLFNRRYIVYEACLSYMFFVILFGGMQSWTLVTMAFDRLIAICFPLRYHSIVTNQVIGVMLMFSWVVITGLLTCVVKLIDRLSFCGSLVVKGFFCDHPLVYRLACNDNSMNILMSFICYLALVCIPPVLIALTYVCISVALKRIASGEERLRAFKTCSYHLILAAIFFLPVLCNNIISLSSSIHPNARIINTSLTLTIPALLNPIVYALKTEEVLNSIKKLFKRKKMNKATKK; this is encoded by the coding sequence ATGGGTCCAGAAGAGAAACTTAACGCCACGTTTGTTCGCCCTGCAAGGTTCTATCTCAGTGGGTTTACCAACATCCCTCATGTGAAGTATTACTATGTGCTCCTGTGTTTTGTCTACATCCTGACTGTTCTGGGGAATGGCTTCCTCATGTTAGTTATTTACCTGGTGGAGGCCCTGCATACTCCCAAATACTTGATTGTGTTTAACCTGGCGTTGGTAGATTTGTGTGGCAGCACGGCTCTCATACCAAAACTCTTAGACTCCTTTTTGTTTAACAGGAGGTACATCGTCTATGAGGCTTGTTTGAGTTACATGTTCTTTGTTATATTGTTTGGAGGCATGCAGTCATGGACGCTTGTCACAATGGCATTTGACAGATTAATAGCGATTTGCTTCCCTCTAAGGTACCATAGTATTGTTACTAATCAAGTTATtggtgtgatgctgatgttttcatgGGTTGTTATTACAGGTTTATTGACATGCGTTGTAAAGCTCATTGATCGTCTGTCATTCTGTGGATCTTTGGTGGTGAAGGGTTTTTTCTGTGATCATCCCCTTGTTTATCGCCTGGCTTGCAATGACAACTCTATGAATATCCTAATGTCATTTATTTGTTACCTTGCACTCGTCTGTATACCTCCTGTATTGATAGCTCTGACATATGTTTGTATTTCAGTAGCACTAAAAAGGATTGCATCAGGAGAGGAGCGACTTAGAGCGTTCAAAACTTGTTCATATCATCTGATTCTTGCGGctattttctttttgccagTTCTGTGCAATAACATAATCTCATTGTCTTCTTCTATTCATCCTAATGCCAGGATTATTAACACCTCTCTGACACTCACGATACCAGCACTGCTTAACCCCATTGTGTACGCTTTAAAGACAGAGGAAGTTCTTAACTCTATTAAGAAGCTTttcaaaagaaagaagatgaaTAAAGCTaccaaaaaataa
- the LOC117812674 gene encoding olfactory receptor 1-like: MGPEEKLNTTFVRPARFYLSGFTNIPHVKYYYVFLCFVYILTVLGNGFLMLVIYLVEALHTPKYMIVFNLALADLCGSTALIPKLLDSFLFNRRYIVYEACLSYMFFVLLFGGLQSWTLVTMAFDRLIAICFPLRYHSIVTNQVIGVMLMFSWAFITGALTCLVKLIDRLSFCGSLVVTSFFCDHPLVYHLACNDNSMNILMSYIGLFAIICIPPILIALTYVCISVALKRIASGGERLRAFKTCSYHLILVAIFFLPILCNSIISLSSSIHPNARIINNSLTLTIPAMLNPIVYALKTEEVLNSTKKIFKRKKINKARKKVMKCLSMT, translated from the coding sequence ATGGGTCCAGAAGAGAAACTTAACACCACGTTTGTTCGCCCTGCAAGGTTCTATCTCAGTGGGTTTACCAACATCCCTCATGTGAAGTATTactatgtgttcctgtgttttgtCTACATCCTGACTGTTCTGGGGAATGGCTTCCTCATGTTAGTTATTTACCTGGTGGAGGCCCTGCATACTCCCAAATACATGATTGTGTTTAACCTGGCGTTGGCTGATTTGTGTGGCAGCACAGCTCTCATACCAAAACTCTTAGACTCCTTTTTGTTTAACAGGAGGTACATCGTCTATGAGGCTTGTTTGAGTTAcatgttctttgttttattgtttggagGCTTGCAGTCATGGACGCTTGTCACAATGGCATTTGACAGATTAATAGCGATTTGCTTCCCTCTAAGGTACCATAGTATTGTTACTAATCAAGTTATtggtgtgatgctgatgttttcatgGGCTTTTATTACAGGTGCATTGACATGCCTTGTAAAGCTCATTGATCGTCTGTCATTCTGTGGATCTTTGGTGGTGACAAGCTTTTTCTGTGATCATCCCCTTGTTTATCACCTGGCTTGCAATGACAATTCTATGAATATCCTAATGTCGTATATTGGTTTGTTTGCCATCATCTGTATACCTCCTATATTGATAGCTCTGACATATGTTTGTATTTCAGTCGCACTAAAAAGGATTGCATCAGGAGGGGAGCGACTTAGAGCTTTCAAAACTTGTTCTTATCATCTGATTCTTGTGGCTATTTTCTTTTTGCCAATTCTTTGCAATAGTATAATCTCATTGTCTTCTTCTATTCATCCTAATGCCAGGATCATTAACAACTCTCTGACACTCACCATACCAGCAATGCTTAACCCCATTGTGTACGCTTTAAAGACAGAGGAAGTTCTTAACTCTACCAAGAAGATTTtcaaaagaaagaagataaataaagctcGCAAAAAAGTAATGAAATGTTTATCAATGACATGA
- the LOC117813027 gene encoding olfactory receptor 1-like has product MGPEEKLNTTFVRPARFYLSGFTNIPHVKYYYVFLCFVYILTVLGNGFLMLVIYLVEALHTPKYMIVFNLALVDLCGSTALIPKLLDSFLFNRRYIVYEACLSYMFFVILFGGMQSWTLVTMAFDRLIAICFPLRYHSIVTNQVIGVMLMFSWVVITGLLTCVVKLIDRLSFCGSLVVKGFFCDHPLVYRLACNDNSMNILMSFICYLALVCIPPVLIALTYVCISVALKRIASGEERLRAFKTCSYHLILAAIFFLPVLCNNIVSLSSSIHPNARIINTSLTLTIPALLNPIVYALKTEEVLNSIKKLFKRKKMNKATKK; this is encoded by the coding sequence ATGGGTCCAGAAGAGAAACTTAACACCACGTTTGTTCGCCCTGCAAGGTTCTATCTCAGTGGGTTTACCAACATCCCTCATGTGAAGTATTactatgtgttcctgtgttttgtCTACATCCTGACTGTTCTGGGGAATGGCTTCCTCATGTTAGTTATTTACCTGGTGGAGGCCCTGCATACTCCCAAATACATGATTGTGTTTAACCTGGCGTTGGTAGATTTGTGTGGCAGCACGGCTCTCATACCAAAACTCTTAGACTCCTTTTTGTTTAACAGGAGGTACATCGTCTATGAGGCTTGTTTGAGTTACATGTTCTTTGTTATATTGTTTGGAGGCATGCAGTCATGGACGCTTGTCACAATGGCATTTGACAGATTAATAGCGATTTGCTTCCCTCTAAGGTACCATAGTATTGTTACTAATCAAGTTATtggtgtgatgctgatgttttcatgGGTTGTTATTACAGGTTTATTGACATGCGTTGTAAAGCTCATTGATCGTCTGTCATTCTGTGGATCTTTGGTGGTGAAGGGTTTTTTCTGTGATCATCCCCTTGTTTATCGCCTGGCTTGCAATGACAACTCTATGAATATCCTAATGTCATTTATTTGTTACCTTGCACTCGTCTGTATACCTCCTGTATTGATAGCTCTGACATATGTTTGTATTTCAGTAGCACTAAAAAGGATTGCATCAGGAGAGGAGCGACTTAGAGCGTTCAAAACTTGTTCATATCATCTGATTCTTGCGGctattttctttttgccagTTCTGTGCAATAACATAGTCTCATTGTCTTCTTCTATTCATCCTAATGCCAGGATTATTAACACCTCTCTGACACTCACGATACCAGCACTGCTTAACCCCATTGTGTACGCTTTAAAGACAGAGGAAGTTCTTAACTCTATTAAGAAGCTTttcaaaagaaagaagatgaaTAAAGCTaccaaaaaataa
- the LOC117812964 gene encoding olfactory receptor 1-like: MGPEEKLNATLVRPARFYLSGFTNIPHVKYYYVFLCFVYILTVLGNGFLMLVIYLVEALHTPKYMIVFNLALADLCGSTALIPKLLDSFLFNRRYIVYEACLSYMFFVILFAGVQSWTLVTMAFDRLIAICFPLRYHSIVTNQTIGVMLMFSWVVIIGALTCLVKLIDRLSFCGAFVLKGFYCDHALVYRLACNDNSLNKIVAFICVIVFIFIPLVLITLTYVCISVALKRIASGEERLKAFKTCSYHLILVAIFFLPFVGTNIVSSYIHPNARIINTSLTHTIPAMLNPIIYSLKTEEVVNSTKKIFKRKKMNKARKK; this comes from the coding sequence ATGGGTCCAGAAGAGAAACTTAACGCCACGCTTGTTCGCCCTGCAAGGTTCTATCTCAGTGGGTTTACCAACATCCCTCATGTGAAGTATTactatgtgttcctgtgttttgtCTACATCCTGACTGTTCTGGGGAATGGCTTCCTCATGTTAGTTATTTACCTGGTGGAGGCCCTGCATACTCCCAAATACATGATTGTGTTTAACCTGGCGTTGGCAGATTTGTGTGGCAGCACGGCTCTCATACCAAAACTCTTAGACTCCTTTTTGTTTAACAGGAGGTACATCGTCTATGAGGCTTGTTTGAGTTACATGTTCTTTGTTATATTGTTTGCAGGCGTGCAGTCATGGACACTTGTCACAATGGCATTTGACAGATTAATAGCGATTTGCTTCCCTCTAAGGTACCATAGTATTGTTACTAATCAAACTATtggtgtgatgctgatgttttcatgGGTTGTTATTATAGGTGCATTGACATGCCTTGTAAAGCTCATTGATCGTCTGTCATTCTGTGGAGCTTTTGTGTTGAAGGGTTTTTACTGTGATCACGCCCTTGTTTATCGCCTGGCTTGCAATGACaactctttaaataaaatagtaGCATTTATTTGTGTCattgtatttatctttattcCTCTTGTATTGATAACACTGACATATGTTTGTATTTCAGTAGCACTGAAAAGGATTGCATCAGGAGAGGAGCGACTTAAAGCGTTCAAAACTTGTTCATATCACCTGATTCTTGTGgctattttctttcttccatttGTGGGCACCAACATAGTGTCCTCCTATATCCATCCTAATGCCAGGATCATTAAcacctctctgacacacaccaTACCAGCAATGCTTAACCCCATTATTTACTCTTTAAAGACAGAGGAAGTTGTCAACTCTACCAAGAAGATTttcaaaagaaagaagatgaaTAAAGCTcgcaaaaaataa
- the LOC117812927 gene encoding olfactory receptor 51M1-like gives MGPEEKLNTTFVRPARFYLGLQSWTLVTMAFDRLIAICFPLRYHSIVTKQTIGVMLMFSWVVITGALTCLVKLIDRLSFCGSLVVKGFFCDHPSVYRLACNDNSMNNIVAYICFLALAFIPLILIALTYVCISVALNRITSGEERLRAFKTCSYHLILVAIFFLPVLCNNIISLSSYIHPNVRIINASLTLKIPALLNPIVYALKTEEVLNSTKKLIKRKKINKATKK, from the coding sequence GCTTGCAGTCATGGACGCTTGTCACAATGGCATTTGACAGATTAATAGCGATTTGCTTCCCTCTAAGGTACCATAGTATTGTTACTAAACAAACTATtggtgtgatgctgatgttttcatgGGTTGTTATTACAGGTGCATTGACATGCCTTGTAAAGCTCATTGATCGTCTGTCATTCTGTGGATCTTTGGTGGTGAAGGGTTTTTTCTGCGATCATCCCTCTGTTTATCGCCTGGCTTGCAATGACAACTCTATGAATAACATAGTAGCATATATTTGTTTCCTTGCACTCGCCTTTATACCTCTTATATTGATAGCTCTGACATATGTTTGTATTTCAGTAGCACTGAATAGGATTACATCAGGAGAGGAGCGACTTAGAGCTTTCAAAACTTGTTCATATCATCTGATTCTTGTGGctattttctttttgccagTTCTTTGCAATAACATAATCTCATTGTCTTCTTATATTCATCCTAATGTCAGGATTATTAACGCCTCTCTGACACTCAAAATACCAGCACTGCTTAACCCCATTGTGTACGCTTTAAAGACAGAGGAAGTTCTTAACTCTACCAAGAAGCTTatcaaaagaaagaagataaataaagctaccaaaaaataa